Genomic DNA from Gemmatimonadota bacterium:
TCCGCTTCAGCAACATGTGGCGGCCGCAAGCCTGCGTGGATCGTGTTTCGCCGAGGGGGCGTACCGAACGATCAGGGTTGATCCGACGGAGCGCTCCGGTCCGTGCTACCGCCCGGCACGATGGGCTGCGCACGCCGGGCTTCGTAGCTGGCCCGCACAGCTCTCGCCACCAAGTGCGTGAGCGCGATGGCGTCGATGGGCTTGCTGAGATAGTGGTCGAAACCACTACTGAGCGCGCGCTCCTGATCGTCCTCGCTGGCGTGAGCCGTGAGCGCGATGCAGGGGAGGGCGGCCGCCTCGTCATCAGGGAGGCCGCGCACCCGCTCGATCAGCCCATATCCGTCCAGGTCGGGCATCGCGATATCGCTGATCAAGACGTCAGGCAGGCCGCGTCTCAGGGCCCGGAGCGCCTCCTGCGCCGATCCCGTGCGCGTGACGGTCGCGCCGGCAGCCAACAGGATCTCGCCCACGACGTCGCGCGTACTCAATTCGTCGTCCACCAGGAGGATCGAGATCCCGATGAGCGGCGTGATGGTGGTGCGTTCAGGGTCCAGGGCCGCCTCGGGCCTGGCGAGCGAGTCTGCCATCGGGAGCACGACCGTGAAGCACGCCCCGGTTCCCGGCCCCGCGCTCTCCGCGCGCACGGTGCCTCCATGGGCCTCGACCAGATGCTTGACGATGGAGAGCCCGAGGCCGAGCCCCATGTGCCGACGTCGGTGCGAGCTGTCGCTCTGCCGGAACCGCTCGAACACGTGAGGAAGTAGCTCTGGCCCGATTCCCTCTCCCCAATCCTGGACCACGAGGGCCACCCGGGCATCCGAGACGCGCTCCACACGCACCTCGATCCGCCCGCCTTCTGGACTGAACTTGATGGCGTTCTCCACCAGGTTGTTGAGGATCTGACGGAGTCGCGCCGCTTGACCCCGCACCAGGAGACGGGGGGGGTGGCTGCTCTCGATGTGGATCGCTTTCTCCGCGGCGGACCTTCGCAGGTCGCTGAGGGCGGTGGCGACGAGTGCGCTGAGGTCGACGGGCTCGAGCGGGATCTCCAACTTCCCGGCCAGCACCCGCGAGAGATCCAACAGGTCGTC
This window encodes:
- a CDS encoding ATP-binding protein gives rise to the protein MPERRWTWWDWDPVRDERSWDDNVRGLLGNPDWPLQGPSDTWWARVHEEDRERIRSVVATSLRVGGQWSLTYRLSRADGTWLTVRDRGWIVPHDVSQLRGHGSVIEVSHARPSADPDHPPLETETQFRDFVDWLPQLAWSATPDGWIDWYNRRWFEYTGTTLESMEGWGWVSVHDPADLPRVLANYREAFRSGALWEDEFRLRRGSDGAMRWHLSRAMPLRDARGRIVRWFGTNTDVHDQKLAAEAFSRMLIAEKQARRAAQEANQAKDEFLAVISHELRTPLTAMLGWTQLLTLVPGALEDPVRVKESVARIEANAVQQAKLVDDLLDLSRVLAGKLEIPLEPVDLSALVATALSDLRRSAAEKAIHIESSHPPRLLVRGQAARLRQILNNLVENAIKFSPEGGRIEVRVERVSDARVALVVQDWGEGIGPELLPHVFERFRQSDSSHRRRHMGLGLGLSIVKHLVEAHGGTVRAESAGPGTGACFTVVLPMADSLARPEAALDPERTTITPLIGISILLVDDELSTRDVVGEILLAAGATVTRTGSAQEALRALRRGLPDVLISDIAMPDLDGYGLIERVRGLPDDEAAALPCIALTAHASEDDQERALSSGFDHYLSKPIDAIALTHLVARAVRASYEARRAQPIVPGGSTDRSAPSDQP